Below is a window of Humulus lupulus chromosome 2, drHumLupu1.1, whole genome shotgun sequence DNA.
atgcttttgaagaagccagatgaatttgttcccttttttgtgactttggtggagaAGAATATCATTGTTGATCGTAATCCTCCACCAAGTACTGTTAAGGATACTCGTAGTGAGGTTGGGACTTATGTTCCAGAAACAAATCCGAAGGTGCTGGTAGCCACGGCTGTACCTGAATCAAACCCTTTCATACTGACAGTTGATCATGTAGCACAGATgccatttcatgatgattttcctgATTGTCCTGACCCTGAAGATGATTTTGAGGGCAATGACGATTTTCTTGATTATCCTGAACCTGATGCTGATTTTGATTGCAATGATGATGTAAGAGACAACCAAGAAACAGAGGTCCATTCTCAAGCTTTGAGCCTGAGTCCACTGTCGTACCGAATACCGAGGCAAACAACATGTAGAAGTAGACCCCGTAGAGAAGATCGCCAAAcacctggtactagtagtagtcgtccagacggaacaaatgatgctagagaatTTAGTGATCTACTCTTTTCTTcgacatattatagtaaattcaaagctcagatgtttacaagagaagacattgaggataatagtcactatatatctatgggtggcacatcgggcggggagattcatttaggaaagtttttcagagacaaggaacatttaaagaaggttgctggcttgtttgcaatgaagaagggattcgactttatagttaagaagtctggtactgatgtttggtagattacatgcaaggatcctgattgtgggtggaggttaagagggaagaagaagcaactttctaacatgttcgaggtgacagcatttgaaaatgtacacacatgttccctcgatgttcgaaaaaaagataaccgtcaagcatcacctttggtagttgccgaactgatcaaggataaattctcagttaacggttcatattatttagcctccaaaataagagaagatatgaagaattctttcgggatcgaaatgagttatgagaaggcttggagatgcagagagaaggcactccacatagttaggggtacgcctgaagcttcatattcgaagttacctgggtacttgcacatgctgcagttgaacaatcccgattccattactgatttcaaggtagacgagggtcgcttcaagtattgctttttttctctgggtgcttgtaggcggggattcaagttttgtcgacttgttatatgtattgatgggtccttcttgaaaactaggtatggtggccaaatgttgtgtgccgtggcattggattcagacagccacatatttccgattgctttcgcaatagttgacagtgagaaccacgactcttggacctatttcatgaggaagttgaaacaagcggttggtgatgttgagaacttagcattcgtatcggataggcatcaaagcattgttcatgctttggaacttgtcttccctgatgcaccccacggcgcatgctaccaccacattattatgaacgtggctagcaagttaaagactgattgcttcacggatcatatttacagttgtgcatactcgtataagaagacagatttggaaagagaatttgagaagataaaagcaatggatgttcaagttgcactatatcttgagggcattggatttgaaagatgggttcgtgcgtacttccaggggaccgttacaatgtaatgacaagtaattgggctgaaagtttcaacagcaaaactaaggacgcaagagccttcccgatcactgcttttgttaaattcatcaggtttactattcaaacatggtttgctactcgaaaggaaaacgctgaaaagtgtagcacgactctatcaccagttatggagagggacttgtcatgtcaatttgagaaatctcggttcttaagcatcgacagagctggaccttatacatttaatgtccacctcggaggaacagttcagagcggtggtatagttgatttggaggcacgaacatgcagttgcggcctattccaaatcatgaagattcattgtccacatgcatgtgctgctgctcaagaacgaaatattagcatgtacgcattgtgctctcaatattacacaagagagagttggaagagcacatatgaggggacaattatgccagttggtgatgaggatgattgggaattgcctgaagacattaagaacatccaagttggagtaccgattgagaagaaacctgtaggccgaccgaagaagcaaaaggtcgggcgaattaggaaaaatcgatatccttctaatggagacaaggttgtgatacaacgatgttgtagcaagtgtggtggtaaagggcacaacaaagcgtcttgcaagtaccgaggttaaattgttttgtttgtattctagtagacctattatgttttatttctgcttgaactagtaatatttgttatgtgctggattttgcaggtttttttctccattatgaaactcttaaatatataataatccagtgttggtccgaTAGTGCACGATGCTGGTACGACAATGCACGATATAGTTTGTTGTATGATTATTTAAATGGATCTTACAATATGGTACGACGTTGCTCGATGTAGTACGATAGTTAATGTACGACATTagggtacgataatgtacgatagTGGTCCGATAGTGGTACGATGGTATGGTTTCAGTACAGTTTCGTGAAATTTGTGAGACATGTGAGGGTACGATAGAGTACAATAGTGATCGATGATAGTACGATGCAAAGATTAAgcacattaaaatgtagtaattacaaaaagagcaatcaaaaaaattgtacaattcaaaaaaattaagaccgttcaacataagttttggtagaataagtctacacaccacctttgcctaaaaagtttcatattattgccagttacattatcaaatggtagttgtagaagcttatgttcaatatgctcaattacgtaacatccgcaatcgccactgcattagaaaataaacaataatttaataaagttttgtaattaagaaataataattaatatgtgatatttaataaagttcacctGGATTTTGTTTGCGGTACGAATTCACGTGGAGTGAGTTTCCAATCGAAGGGTCTGACCTGGCTCTCTGATGCTGTCAACTGAGGCGCGAGTATAACGTCATGGTTCTCAAATAAACCAGACTGTCGCAAGACCGACGGGAAAATGGTACACCAGTCAACCATCAAGCTGATCAAATCGTTTTCGGAAATTGATCCAATACTGGAGTCAAAGATGTTGAGCATCCACCCATTCAGGTCTGCTTCTACAGCTACCCAATGCAATTGGTCTTTCAAGAAGATGGCAAAATAAATGAACTCCTTGTTCTGCCAACTCGGTAAGAACTGGACTGCATCACCCCTAACCAAGTCTAATATACTGTCATCCCAACTAAAGCTAGAGTAGTCAGAACCTGGAAAAGCGTCCCACCGAGCCTTCAATGATTCGGGAAAAATTGCAggcataacaacacagttctgaGGGTACACGTTAGGATAAAATTCTAGACGCCTCCTCATGAGATGGAATGTTGCATCTAAATGCTaaattaaaggaaaattaagttagtaaccacattatcgtaccaaaataaataaacaaaaaactatcaaacatgaatatagtaactatCGTACCTCAATCGTACCataatcgtaccccaatcgtacatgaatatagtaactaaataacaacaataaaaccttctatcgtacccatatcgtgctaatgtcgtaccatcatcgtaacTTTATGGCAAAAACTACGGTAGTATACACCATCATACCCACTAGCGTCccactgtcgtaccatcatcgtaccattGACAAAGTAAGTTAACATATAGAAACTAActattatcgtactaccatcgtacctatatcgtcccactacaaattctaaaattatgatgttaatagtaactacttaacaaattatatcgtacccctatcgtgctagtgtcgtaccaccatcgtaccattgacaatataaacagtttataatttgacacttataaatatcgtactaccatcgtacaccaatcgtacctatatcgtaccactacatatagaaacatttaaataaattttcaacattttttaattatgaagttatagaaaacttacagagtcagaaagccatgtcctcggagtatgcagtttcaggaaccaagcagcatcgtgtgtccctgagaagcattccctcggatatttattcccaatagtgccaagcaaccacttgtgaaaggtcataagtaattttccatcaacaaccctcaatggatccacattcactgctgtcttcgttttcttattccttttcttcattgcagtgtactcatcgaaccacctaggtctctttctttctctcctcttctccggTGCTAATGGAGCTATGTCTAAGAATTGTACCTCAGAATCTTCAGTATCTCCGATTACAGTAATTTGCATATCCTCTGGTGTGCGAAAAATGTGATCATCTACATCATCAGGTCTGTAATCGTTAGGGAGAGTGTCTTCATCTACAGGAGACTGAGGGCCTTCTTCAGTGGACTGAGGGTGTGGATCTGGAGCTGGCCTACTAAGATCTTCCATCATTGTCATCAGCTTCTGCAATTGACCCAAGATCTCGGACTGACCTTTAATAAGGGCACTTTGTTGCCCTTCAACCTTTtccaacctggccaaaatcatagagtagcctggttgctcagcttgggaggaggtgctggcatgaggtgctgatgggggaacctcaggtgcctcaggtggtggaacctccttaaaaatatttgctgcttctgcttgctccgctaacttttcagcaagcttttcagcctggctctgtaaggcttcctgtgtaggctgtccatcggcacccacctctagttcctctaaccccatgtccacatacaatggggcttcattgtctgtaagggtcctcacatactgttcttcagcaggtcgggcacacaggtaggggtatactgtcaactgccacaaaaaacaatgaatatttagattggaaagtaaaacaatataaaaaataagtaattgtcATCGGTGAACAATGGTAACCTATcgtaccatatcgtacccatatcatgcaattatcgtaccctaatcgtaccatatcgtacccatatcatgcaattatcgtacccatatcgtacccgtaagtgagaattacttgctaactatcgtaccatcatcgtacctcTACAACTACAttaataaagaataaatatcGTACCCCAATCGGACCATCATCGTACCAAATCATACCCCTTAGCCAGTTTTCAAACAGTtgacaaaaaaccacaaaataacccCACAATCGTACTCAAATCATACACTATCGTATTCCTATCGTGCAGTACCCATAGaattgcatatctagaaaaaaatatagaacattcaaaatatttaaaaagtaaagtaaaagctcacATTTTTGGCAAACAATTTAATAAGTTGCTCTTTGTGTATCTCTACTTTCTCCTTGCTCTGCCAGTTGATCATTCTTGGAATGTCTTGGCCCAATCTCACAGCATAATCCtgacccaactcaatgatggactcaaaagcccaatactgcaatgctgcagcatacccataaatagagtacttggcctccttctgagtctttcctttctcaatcttcttctgtaaatgcttcttcatttctacaaagtctttttgacaagtttATAACAACTTCTGGTATGATATCTTCCCCCACGGGTACTGGAAAAAGAAGTCAACGTCATCTACCATCTTCAGCATGTCAGTCTAAACCATCAACTTCTCCTCACGACCTTTCAAAACACCCTCTACTAATAAGCACAAACCAatcttgtacacatcatcaactatttgacaactctcaaaagttctgcgcAGTTGCCCTATGCTCACTGGGGAATGACCATTGAAGTACTCAAAATCAACTGATCTGAAGTGGTCTTCGCTTTAATCTCAGCTTCAGACGGTCCGGCCTCGaaatttaaaccagtaactaAAGCGAACTCCAATTGGCTAAATCTGCATCGTTTTTTCCCAATATAAAACTGGACTTCGTCAGTCTTCTCCCCTCTGAATTTGTGTAACAACAGCTGATGGACTAAGGcaccagaaaaatttaatggttccgccatgaagaactgtttgaaaggggattccttcaccctatccaataaaccacactgtataaattttgctttaatctttggAAAGTACCAACTGCCGCGCCAAGTGATACGTCCTGTAAAATGTTCTTctactggaactatcagttgtggaggtcttaaattctgcataaaacaaataaatacccaattaaatagaataaaaaaaaacatcaaattttatattctgcaatttactatcgagcaactatcggacactatcgcaccatatcgaacaccacttaaaaaaaaaaaaacaagaactataacattatcgtgcaccatcgtacctcacatcgtacaccatcggaatataacaacacaacaatttgttcccaatatcgggcacacatcgtacctaatatcgtaccctatcgtaccttcatcttcaacctcaagttatCAGAAAAACAAAACTATCGTACCaacatcgaaccactatcgtacccctatcgtacaGTCATCTTCAACCTGAAGTTATGAGAAAACACAAacactatcgtacccctatcgacCCACTATCGTACCCTATTGTACCTctcaaaaaacccagaaaattttcaaaattttacggtTTATCAGATTTTGACAATACATACTATCACATTTTGAAATggaaaagaaagtgaaaaaaacacataccctagacatTTTTGAGTAATGGGGTGTCGGTTTTTCTTCGGGGTCTaggtttttcttcgtctccggtgGTGGTTGGGGTTTGGGTGAGTGTCGGGGTTTGAGGGAGGCTTGGTCTCCGGTggtctgggttttccttcgtcgGGTGATGGGGGTTTTTCTGACcgtcgggtgagggagagagaggcgTCGGGTGAGGGTAGTTATGGGTTGCTCGATGGTTTTGTGGGAGTGAAGAGTTTTGGCAGAGAGAGGGAACTGGAAATGGCAGGGGAAAAGTTAcagtttttatttatgttttttatcactatcgtgtaccatcgtactatcGGGCAAGTATCGGGTACCATCGTGTACAATCGTACTATTAGGTTCGCAGTAACTTAATGACAACCatcgggcatatatcggactacgatcgatccattatcgtacttaaacgGTGTATAGattcaaaataataatcgggcaaccatcgggtaacCATCGAACCTTtatgaccatcgggtaaccaaactatcaggcaaccatcgggttgccatcggactttcatccctaaccttgaaactcaacaactatcgtgcccAAATCAGGCCTCTATCGAgcatttagaaaaaaactcaAGAAACCcaaaaaaaacgcagattttcacagaacacgattttcacccaaaaaacagcaaaaaataccaacaaactacagatccaacatctaaacagcattctaaatcataaaaacaaccaacaacaacaagaatcaaagaaaatcacttactcatgtgtatctttcttgcaagattttagagagGAAATGTATGAGATTTTGTTATGAGatgggtatttttggtattaaatgaaagatgagcatttgtatcatataatggttaactttggttcaaattttaattattaagctaatgtaagcatgatttatcaaatttcccttctattattaatttctttttaaatattattgtaatttatgtaTATTTCATGtagccatataaatatatatctatgttaaTGTTGTgcttagatgtcatatatgtagagattgttaatataaaatatagagattattgatataaaatactaaaccaatttttattaaaattatagataatatttataactttaaaactaaacaaatgtgcaTATCTAGTTGATTCTAcctagtatataaatatatatcaactaaatatatttttttctttttgctaatATTCTCCATTTTTCTTTTCCTACTTAATTTTTTCCTCtatctctgtttttttttaatattttactttttaccttatatttaaataatttaacaaaaatttatataaacaaaataattatgatATTGCTTGAGAGAATATATAATATTACTATTAAAATAAACTTATTTTAAATAAGTCAATCAATAAATTAGTAGTATATATATTGAGAGATGAGATAAAAATAACAAaggataaataattaaaaaaaattgatcaaactaaataaatttattttttatttattgtgttCAAATTCCGTATCCATGATTACTCAAAAAAAAATATCGTTGAGTTACATTAGTTATTAGTTTAATGTTACAATATAGTTAATCATtgtcacaatattattatttgaatacttttaaattaaaattataaatctttgttacaattatgctaataaaaattatataatatttttgtaaatattagttacaaaaatatattttctaataatAAAACTAGTTCTAGAAACTTTTGTTAGTTACAATTTAATCTCTTCTTAAACTAATTTtctaaatattagttacaaaaatgtaaaagttGTTTACCATTGAGttgtaataaatatttataaatttgtaGTAGATATTTACAATTGTAacaaatatttacaaaaaaaaaaaaattgtatttgcTATTTTGTGGGTACAATTTTGCTACTTCATATTTACATTTTTGCTACTTCATATTTACATTTTTGTCCttctgtatttttgtaaaaaaaatttgtaGTTTTGTTATGAACCATTTTTTTCTTatcttttttagtttttaatgtaaTTTTGTAGATTTCCCAATAAGTTATAGTTATGGGCTTTGGATTGGGCTTTATCTATGTACAACAATTTctaactgttgacgccgtttttcattaacttaattatgtagagcaataaacaattacctatgaagaaaaaaaatgaaagagattttttacgtgattcagtagttaaaatctgtctATGTCCATGAGTCACTTTTATTATAAACTCTCCGTGAAAGCTTCAAGTGAGAATAATTTTGTAGAGTATTTCTCAGTACAAGATTGTGCGTCAGTGCAAATGACCAAATCGAAGTTATTTATAGACGTGGTTACAAGAATATATTCCCCCAATTTAAGGAAGTTACAACacatatttaaattcaaatgaatatttgaaatagtaataataataatattacaacttaAATGTATTATTTATATAAAGTTCTCATAAAAATAAGGATTTAACACACGGTCTTAATTAATCTCAAAGAAATAGGAATTTCCCAACAGTTTTTCTATGCGTATGTTTAATGCGTCATCGAGCTTGAACACTGCTTCAACACGCTTTCGATATCACTCATAGCCTCAAGCTCACCATTCCAGTTGTCACCTCCTCTTCACTTGATCAATCTGTCGAGCTCATCCCTCGAAGAAGGTTAATGCCTTCGGGCCTGCAACTTATGCTCGAACGCTGATGACAGCTCTAGAACTATGACAATTCGTACAGATATAATGTTAACACTTGGTAATCCCTAGCTTACTCTTTACGAGCCTATATTTCGAGTCTACTTATTTATGTTCGAAATTCGGgcgtaacattttgccccctcaaaagtgttggtttgaaTTCTATGAGAAGTaaacttttgaactccacttttGGGAAATGTGCCTACCTAccgcactcgagtgtggacacatgTCCTTAGGGGATTACATATTGAGAGTGCTCAAGTACTCTTTTCTCTGCACACGTTCTTTCCTATTCCCCTTTTTGCCGCCAATTTTCGGAATCAAACATGGTCCATTGGATCACCATTCAATTTATTTCAAGGGATTAGATTAATCCCCCAATGCCACATTTTCATCTATTTACATTCTCATTCATCTCTTCCATCCCCACTTTACAATCTCAACTTTCAGAAAAGAAACTTGAACCAGAACCTCAAATTTTTGTAGGTTCTCCAAGCCAAAAAAACAAAGCAACCTTAGATCGTTTGGTTCCATTGCATCATTGCTACTTCCGATCTTTCAATTCGGGATCTCTTCATTCCCAAGATCGACTTTGTGTAAGTTTGTCGAACCTTACTTCTTTTTTATACAATTCTCTTCCATTTTCATGCATGAAAGAAAAACGTTTCTAGTTCTTGCTATGTTCTTGAAATTTTTACTGTGTATAAAAGTTTTTGTATTCATAGGGTGCATAATCTTGACGGGTAGAGATCTGTTTGGGCAAAAAATTGATAAACACCAtcatttttttaccaaaattaatGAAAACGATGCAAATTCGATACAATTGTGATGCATTCACGAATACTTGATTTTTTGGGCAAAACTGTGCAAATTTGATGCCAAATCGATGGAATCATGacaacttgatttttttttttccatatcgatgctttttcgatgttattgtgatgtaatcatgaaaacttgattttttactAAAACGATGCATAATCAATACCAAACTAATGCCAAATCAATGATTTATGCTGAAATTTGATAAAAACTTTAGAGACTCGTATCTTTTCagtcaaatgattttttttaaaaatagatattttttcgagatctacaagattaaaTCATGTAAAATCTTAAATTTTGTATGTAGTGTCGCCTTGATAGAGAGAGAACGTGAAAGATAGGTTATGAGAGAGAGAAAAATTACTCGCAGAGGTAAGATGATCAAAATTTTACAAAAagaccaattttttatttttgggatacttaataatattttcataatttttaatataggtatattttcatgcataaaGCTTTGTCTAAAAGCTTCTCCATCGCAAAGCCTTGTTCCTTTCTCTTTCTCCTCATTCTTTTCTCTCACCCAAATCACTTTGTCTAAAAGCTTCTCCATCGCAAAGCTCCATCTCCATGGCAACCTTTGATTCTAAATTCAAAAATTCTACCCAAAAGCATCTATCGAGAAACCTAAGAGCTTTCCCCCATTTTCCTTcctcctccctctctctctctctctctctctctctctctctgcctctctctctcccttcacttccattaattttaatttattaattttcattaaaaaaaaagattttttaatatttttaaattattttttttagaaatataCATGTGACACGTCGTTAGCTAGTCACGTCAGCACGTCGTTAACCATATTGGACATACGTCCCACTTTACAACAACACCAGAATTTTTAACGGCAAAAAAATTAGGGAACACAATAATGTATAGGTCATAGTTTAGGTAGCAGAAATACTAAatagtaaaatattttttttacatttaaaaaaaataatttaaaatgtaaacaataataatttaaacaaaTTGTGCCATTTATCTAAGAAATATCATACAAACTACCAGCAGAGGCATCATAACTAAACTAGCATATTATTTACCAGTAGAGAACATAATGAAATGAACTGTCCCTACCTTCTCTTATAAACTCCTCTTCCCTTAGAGATTGTTCCTTTACGAACAAATTTTGAGGTCCTAATAACCCTAATGGAATGATCTCCTGAATCATCACGATGGTGATGAAGATGACCGTGATCTTTAACAAGACTTCTTCGAGTGCCATTTTTATGAAAACCCAAATCTCTATTTCTAATCCCAACTCGATGGCTCCTAGGCCTCAACGACTTCTTCAAATGGGCACCTTTGTAATCCCTCCTCCTTGGACGAGATAACGACCTCTTCCTAGTCTTGTGGTGATTATTATGATGATTAGAACCATAGTCACACAAACTTCCGCCATTTTCTTCTTCATCAATACTGCTAGAACTTTTATCAAACACTTCGAGGTCTCTTTCCCGTCCTCGTCTTCGTCTCCTTCTTTTGACCGAAAGGAGTTTGACCCATAAGAAAGTGCACAAGTAGTCACAAGAATATGCACTAAAAGCAAAACATGCCCATGTCATTCTGCATAGGCTCCGGCACACACACTCGCATATGCCCAATTTGTATGATAAGTAGATGAATAAGAGAACTGCATGAAAAACCATAATCAAACCAAAATAATTTTAGCAAATTATTGCCTTTGTTTGTgctaattttaaaatttattaagagACTCACCAATGTAGAGCAGAAGAAATACCAAGAGCAATTTAAGCAAGTTGGCCACACAGAAATTTTCGATGTAACAAATGAAATCCCATGTGGAGCCGCAGACTGAGCTGATTAGATATATTATGAAACATGAAACAAAAAATATTCCAGATTAATACATGCATAACAATCACCAGTGAAGttatattaaatacataaaaaatgttcTAAGTCTAAAATTTGATTTAACCTGCAAGACTTTCCGGCCAGGAAATCTAATGGGGAACCAAAAAGGTTGCCAACAACTTTACCAAACCCAGAAAAGAATGAATCAATCACATTTCCCATTTGATCTTTATCAGGCTAGAAActgaaaagaagaaagaagaagaagaaaacaattaaGGTTAAGATATACATGCACATTTTATTtgaaatacatatataattaaaCAATAGATTTATAAGTGTTACTtgaaatacatatataattaaaaaagttcGTCAAAGAAGAGGAAGAGGGGTGTTACATCTAATTGTTTGCTCCAGAACCATTTGTCCATAGCCTGCAAAACAATAGCCAGAAGAAAAGATTCTTCTCAGTATttcattttttcaattttttttttttttttgggatctgAAAATAACTGAATCTGGATGATATATCGAAGTAAGCA
It encodes the following:
- the LOC133817257 gene encoding uncharacterized protein LOC133817257 translates to MGNVIDSFFSGFGKVVGNLFGSPLDFLAGKSCSSVCGSTWDFICYIENFCVANLLKLLLVFLLLYIVLLFIYLSYKLGICECVCRSLCRMTWACFAFSAYSCDYLCTFLWVKLLSVKRRRRRRGRERDLEVFDKSSSSIDEEENGGSLCDYGSNHHNNHHKTRKRSLSRPRRRDYKGAHLKKSLRPRSHRVGIRNRDLGFHKNGTRRSLVKDHGHLHHHRDDSGDHSIRVIRTSKFVRKGTISKGRGVYKRR